One Pseudomonas muyukensis DNA segment encodes these proteins:
- a CDS encoding tyrosine-type recombinase/integrase encodes MSATREVKFSEAEVRRQAADKAVRDLRDPRHPGLYLRFWITRERGTWHLVRGRKWVPVARWPDLGVAAVIAELPALRRRLLRDPATAPVASGIGTVGQLLDWYGDRMARDRSLSAKRKAGARSAIAQHLKPRLADLAVTDVSADSLDKQLMWPAQADVSLSYLRQMFALLLTAFRQALKLGLIDGNPMAGMRFNDFTKAKILPKAARLRDVQLPELMQQLAHAFDATPSDAMLALMMLAHGTRIGETRMARWADVSLAAAEWFIPAANTKTRTEHRLPLTAQLQAMLTRYRAIQQAQGYQGAYLFPSRRGLPLSETQASAVFTRLGQGAWTSHDLRKVSRSTWTDLGIDGHIGEMLLNHSLGKIASTYIHTQAMQQRRAALEKWHTWLDGIGFGAIHGLTEALSEIFHNGAQPANGGASSDLTEFVTSEDSK; translated from the coding sequence ATGAGTGCGACCCGGGAAGTGAAGTTCAGCGAGGCCGAAGTTCGCCGGCAGGCTGCCGACAAGGCCGTACGCGACCTGCGCGACCCTCGTCACCCTGGCCTGTACCTGCGGTTCTGGATCACCCGCGAGCGCGGCACGTGGCACCTGGTGCGCGGCAGGAAGTGGGTGCCGGTCGCACGTTGGCCCGACTTGGGCGTTGCAGCGGTGATTGCCGAACTGCCCGCGCTGCGTCGGCGTCTGTTGCGAGATCCGGCCACCGCGCCCGTGGCGTCCGGCATAGGTACCGTGGGCCAGCTGCTGGACTGGTACGGCGACCGGATGGCCCGTGATCGCTCATTGTCGGCGAAGCGCAAAGCAGGCGCACGGTCTGCCATCGCTCAGCACTTGAAGCCGCGACTGGCGGATCTGGCCGTGACGGACGTGAGTGCCGACTCTCTCGACAAGCAACTGATGTGGCCGGCTCAGGCCGATGTGTCGCTCTCCTATCTGCGACAGATGTTCGCCCTGTTGCTGACCGCCTTCCGCCAGGCCTTGAAGCTGGGCCTGATCGACGGGAACCCCATGGCCGGGATGCGCTTCAACGACTTTACCAAGGCCAAGATCCTGCCGAAGGCGGCGCGCCTGCGTGACGTGCAACTGCCCGAGCTGATGCAGCAACTGGCTCACGCCTTCGACGCGACCCCCAGTGACGCGATGCTGGCCCTGATGATGCTGGCCCACGGCACCCGAATTGGCGAGACCCGTATGGCGCGATGGGCTGATGTCTCGTTGGCGGCGGCCGAGTGGTTCATCCCAGCGGCGAACACCAAGACTCGCACCGAGCACCGCTTGCCTCTGACCGCCCAGCTGCAAGCAATGCTGACCCGGTACCGGGCGATTCAGCAGGCTCAGGGTTACCAGGGCGCCTACCTGTTCCCGAGTCGACGCGGGCTGCCGCTCAGCGAGACGCAGGCCAGTGCCGTCTTCACCCGGTTGGGGCAGGGCGCCTGGACCAGTCACGACCTACGCAAGGTGTCCCGCAGCACCTGGACCGACCTCGGCATCGACGGCCACATCGGCGAGATGCTGCTGAATCACTCGCTGGGCAAGATCGCCAGCACCTACATCCACACCCAGGCCATGCAGCAGCGCCGGGCAGCCCTGGAGAAGTGGCACACCTGGTTAGACGGCATTGGTTTCGGTGCCATTCACGGCCTTACAGAGGCCTTATCCGAGATTTTTCATAACGGCGCGCAGCCCGCTAATGGCGGGGCTTCGAGCGACCTTACCGAATTTGTTA
- a CDS encoding DUF1364 domain-containing protein has translation MRQSKLTKAARGRECQVRIPGVCNGNPETTVLAHYRMAGTCGVGLKPHDMQGAWACSACHDACDGRSRDVDRDTARQYHAEGVMRTQASLINEGVLIA, from the coding sequence AAGCTGACCAAGGCCGCACGCGGCCGGGAGTGCCAAGTGCGCATTCCCGGGGTGTGCAACGGCAATCCAGAAACTACCGTGCTTGCGCATTACCGTATGGCGGGCACCTGCGGTGTGGGTTTGAAACCACACGACATGCAGGGCGCTTGGGCCTGCAGCGCCTGCCATGACGCCTGTGATGGCCGTAGTCGCGATGTCGACCGCGACACAGCGCGGCAGTACCACGCCGAGGGCGTGATGCGTACCCAGGCCTCTTTGATCAATGAGGGGGTGTTGATCGCATGA